One window from the genome of Gemmatimonadaceae bacterium encodes:
- a CDS encoding sigma-70 family RNA polymerase sigma factor — protein MPPALDLANLPDADVVALAQRGREAAYRELIKRYERPVFSLVFRMVRNRELAEDLTQDTFIKVLQHIDRYRPEFKFSSWLFKIANNVAIDHLRRRQLDTVSMDGSPHAVTGDAVDATSFDVSVHEESALDQLQAKELGAAIETAIGQLRPEYRACILLRHVEDKSYEEIAATLDLPLGTVKTYIHRARHELRGLLEHLKQ, from the coding sequence ATGCCCCCAGCTCTCGACCTCGCCAACCTCCCGGACGCCGACGTCGTCGCGCTCGCTCAGCGAGGGCGCGAGGCCGCGTATCGCGAACTCATCAAGCGGTACGAGCGACCCGTGTTCTCGCTCGTCTTCCGCATGGTGCGCAATCGCGAGCTGGCCGAGGACCTGACGCAGGACACCTTCATCAAGGTCCTCCAGCACATCGACCGGTACCGTCCGGAATTCAAGTTCTCGAGCTGGCTGTTCAAGATCGCCAATAACGTCGCCATCGATCACCTGCGCCGGCGGCAGCTCGACACCGTGAGTATGGACGGCTCCCCCCATGCCGTGACCGGTGACGCTGTGGACGCCACGTCGTTCGACGTATCGGTGCACGAGGAGTCGGCCCTCGACCAGCTCCAGGCCAAGGAGTTGGGCGCCGCCATCGAGACCGCCATCGGCCAGCTCCGGCCCGAATACCGGGCCTGTATCCTGCTCCGCCACGTGGAAGACAAGTCCTATGAGGAGATCGCCGCCACCCTCGATCTGCCGCTGGGCACTGTCAAGACCTACATCCATCGCGCCCGCCACGAGCTACGCGGGCTTCTGGAGCACCTCAAGCAGTGA
- a CDS encoding ubiquinone/menaquinone biosynthesis methyltransferase, with protein MPVNHLEAAEAEAAAAWGEEKRAYVQRIFSEIAPRYDLLNRVLSFNVDRRWRRRAIAALDWTRRPTGRYLDLCAGTLDVAAQLARTPGFRGTVIGADFAEPMLRAGAGKSPAGVVRPVVADALGLPFAPASMAGAIVAFGIRNLADLDAGLGEVLRVLEPGGRLVVLEFSTPSSAFVRAGYHAYFHHVLPFVGGVVSGHGTAYRYLPQSVASFPSQQALGTRMERAGFTAVRWQSLTFGIAALHVGEKAATRSVPT; from the coding sequence ATGCCCGTGAATCACCTGGAAGCCGCGGAGGCGGAGGCCGCCGCCGCGTGGGGCGAAGAGAAACGCGCCTATGTGCAGCGGATCTTCTCGGAGATCGCGCCGCGCTACGATCTGCTCAATCGCGTGCTGAGCTTCAACGTCGACCGGCGTTGGCGGCGGCGTGCGATCGCGGCGCTCGACTGGACGCGCCGGCCCACCGGCCGCTATCTCGACCTCTGCGCCGGCACGCTGGATGTGGCGGCGCAACTGGCGCGCACCCCGGGGTTCCGCGGCACGGTGATCGGCGCCGACTTCGCGGAGCCGATGTTGCGCGCGGGGGCCGGCAAGTCGCCGGCCGGCGTGGTGCGGCCAGTGGTGGCCGATGCGTTGGGGTTGCCATTCGCGCCGGCGTCGATGGCGGGCGCCATCGTGGCATTCGGCATCCGCAACCTGGCCGATCTGGACGCGGGGCTCGGCGAGGTGCTGCGCGTGCTCGAGCCCGGCGGCCGGTTGGTGGTCCTCGAATTCTCCACGCCGTCCTCAGCGTTCGTGCGCGCCGGCTATCATGCGTACTTCCATCACGTGCTGCCCTTCGTGGGCGGGGTGGTGAGCGGCCACGGGACGGCGTATCGATACCTGCCGCAGTCGGTGGCCAGCTTTCCCTCGCAGCAAGCGCTCGGCACCCGCATGGAACGCGCCGGGTTCACGGCCGTGCGGTGGCAGTCATTGACCTTCGGCATCGCGGCGCTGCACGTGGGCGAGAAAGCCGCGACCCGTTCCGTTCCGACATGA